Proteins encoded within one genomic window of Haematobia irritans isolate KBUSLIRL chromosome 5, ASM5000362v1, whole genome shotgun sequence:
- the Dolk gene encoding dolichol kinase: MRNRIDYNSGGSEFSSSDEDAQIRKVQDRMCGVGNQKSNDIVPRPLASPGYWLCGLLPLAMCVTYWTTTNDPKRCSDIPEHFKLITLTAATICIQNVSFFIYLVLQAKLYKWLIVFVPFVGGACIFKYGLGMTWWLSSLWTVFIDVVFQRCYIQAMRDLPKSFTYGEASILTQGVILFLMNTLISGYRLIIDQPSAEQLGDLRTLSTIMMFALLWLLIVCTSLLACQFLRKPFIFYPIMITFVAAATLAPVTKPIPVIAVFEFIFRDKLRLYIILFYIALVGATIAVVCWQLRNTKHATTSVRKLFHLLVVLVYIPGFLYECVFLYIASGVALALIAIFDLLRILKMPPLGEILEKAFHSFADEKDAGIIAFTPICLLIGSSLPMWIMPCPCITGEHGLNNKLLPLLAGILTIGFGDTAASVIGSKWGRTKWKNSSRSMEGTVAFVIYVLLPIVILQLMEFVQLNETQWCFIVLATLVSALVEARTDQIDNLVLPLVFYIIVSLCC, translated from the exons atGCGGAATCGAATCGATTATAACAGCGGTGGTTCCGAATTCAGTAGCAGTGATGAAGATGCACAAATTAGAAAAGTTCAGGACCGAATGTGTGGTGTTGGTAACCAAAAATCCAATGATATTGTTCCAAG ACCATTAGCATCTCCGGGATACTGGCTTTGCGGTCTATTACCATTGGCCATGTGCGTGACATACTGGACAACAACAAACGATCCAAAACGATGTTCCGACATTCCCgaacattttaaattgattaCACTAACAGCAGCAACAATTTGCATACAAAATGTTAGTTTCTTCATTTATCTGGTGCTACAGGCGAAACTCTATAAATGGCTGATTGTTTTTGTACCATTTGTGGGTGGAGCATGTATATTCAAATATGGTCTCGGTATGACATGGTGGCTATCATCATTGTGGACTGTCTTTATTGATGTTGTATTCCAAAGATGCTACATTCAAGCGATGAGAGATTTACCCAAGAGTTTTACCTACGGGGAGGCTTCAATCCTGACACAGGGTGTGATATTATTTCTTATGAATACTTTGATCTCGGGTTATCGTTTAATAATTGATCAACCATCGGCTGAACAATTGGGTGATTTgcgaactttgagtactataatGATG TTTGCCTTATTGTGGCTTTTGATCGTTTGCACCTCTCTGTTGGCTtgccaatttttaagaaagcctTTCATCTTTTATCCTATAATGATAACATTTGTTGCTGCAGCCACATTGGCTCCTGTTACCAAACCTATACCAGTTATTGCTGTATTCGAATTTATATTCAGAGATAAATTGAGG CTCTATATAATTCTCTTCTATATAGCCCTCGTTGGGGCTACAATTGCGGTTGTTTGCTGGCAGCTACGTAATACGAAACATGCCACTACAAGTGTACGAAAACTATTCCATCTCCTAGTGGTACTCGTCTATATACCAGGATTTTTATATGAGTGTGTCTTCCTGTACATCGCATCCGGCGTAGCTTTAGCCTTGATCGCAATATTTGATCTATTGCGTATATTGAAAATGCCACCCTTGGGGGAAATCTTGGAAAAGGCTTTCCATTCATTTGCTGATGAAAAAGATGCTGGAATTATTGCCTTTACGCCAATATGCCTTTTAATTGGCTCTTCGTTACCTATGTGGATTATGCCATGTCCCTGTATAACAGGTGAACATGGTTTGAATAATAAACTTTTACCTTTATTAGCTGGTATACTAACAATAGGTTTTGGTGATACAGCAGCAAGTGTTATAGGCTCAAAGTGGGGTCGAACAAAATGGAAAA ATAGTTCACGATCTATGGAAGGAACTGTGGCCTTTGTTATCTATGTACTTTTACCCATTGTAATTTTACAACTAATGGAATTTGTACAGCTAAACGAAACGCAATGGTGTTTCATTGTCTTGGCTACATTAGTATCTGCTCTTGTAGAAGCCCGAACTGATCAAATAGATAATTTAGTTTTACCTttagttttttatattattgttaGTTTATGTTGTTGA